The DNA segment CGAGGCTGAGCATGCCTTTGGACAAGTTGATGTTCTCGTGAATAGTGCAGGTGTCTTTCACCTAGCGACCATCGCTGCGGCAAGTGATGAGGATTATCATCAGACTTTTAACATTAACGTGCTGGGCACGCTGAATACCATGCAACAAGCGGCGTTACGCTTACGCGATTTTGGTCGCATCATTAACTTTTCCACCAGTGCGATAGCCATTGCGCGTCCAGGTTATGGTTTGTATATCGCATCTAAAGCCGCTGTCGAACAGTTGACTCGAGTGATGGCTTCCGAATTACGTGGGCGCAATATCACGGTTAATGCCATCGCACCGGGACCAGTCGCCACCGAGATGTTCTTATCCGGCAAGAGTGACGAACTCATTCAAGAGTTTGCCAAAATGCCACCGCTGGAGCGTCTGGGTGAGCCTGAAGATATTGCCGGTGTAGTAGCATTTTTGGCGGGTGCCGATGGTGGCTGGATCAATGGGCAAGTGCTGCGGGCAAATGGTGGGTTGGCTTAAAAGATAGCGTATAAAACCGACATTATTTTGTCTTTAATTTGATCTACACTGTATTGATAGCACCCTTCAATCTTGGAGACTCTCATGAAACGTGTGACTGGCATCGGCGGTATTTTCTTTAAAGCCAAAGACGCAGCAGCCCTACGCGGCTGGTACAAACGACACCTCGGTATCGATGTACAAGCGTGGGGTGGCACAGCATTCACATGGACAGACGATGAAGGTCAACCGGTTGCTGGATCAACCGTCTGGTCGATTGGTTCGTTGGATAGCGATAGCTTTGCACCCAGCGTCGCCCCCTTCATGATCAACTACCGCGTAGAAGATCTCCACGCACTGGTGAAGGTTTTACGTGAAGAAGGCTGTAATGTGCTGGAGAAGATTGACGAATCCGAATATGGCAAGTTTGCCTGGGTGATTGATCCGGAAGGGAATAAGGTGGAGCTTTGGCAGCCACCTGTAGGACAGTAAAAAAAAAAAGCCCGCATGATGCGGGCTTTTTTGATGTTTGAAGGTGAGAAGCAATGCGTCTTGAAACCCATTCATTGCAGTTTGAGCGTCAGACACCCTGCCGCGGGCATAGCCCTTGGCGTAAATTTGGCAAGCGGCAGCGCCGCTTGAAATCCCAAAATAGCCAAAGCGTTGCACCGCTTTGGCGTTCGCTAGGCTGGAAGCAGCGCTTCCAGAAATCCCTAGCTCACTCCCATTCAATAGTAGCCGGAGGTTTGCTCGACACGTCATACACCACACGGGAGACTTCAGCGATTTCATTCATGATGCGGTTACTGATCAGCTCAACCAGATCATAAGGCAGATGGGCAAAGCGTGCGGTCATGAAGTCGATGGTTTCAACAGCGCGCAGCGCGATAACCCATGCGTAGCGACGGCCATCACCCACCACACCAACCGACTTCACGGGTTGGAATACCGCAAAGGCTTGTGCCGTTTTGTCGTACCAGCCACTCTTACGCAGTTCTTCCATAAAGATCGCATCGGCACGGCGCAGGATGTCTGCGTATTCTTGTTTAACTTCACCCAAGATGCGCACACCCAGACCTGGACCCGGGAAAGGATGACGATAGATCATTGCATGCGGCAAGCCCAATGTAGTACCCAGCTTACGCACTTCATCTTTAAACAAGTCGCGCAGCGGCTCAACCAAGTCAAAGTTCAAATCCGCTGGCAGACCGCCCACGTTATGATGTGACTTGATCACATGCGCCTTGCCCTGCTTGCTTGCTGCTGATTCAATTACGTCGGGATAAATGGTGCCTTGTGCGAGGAACTTCACACCATCCAGTTTACGCGCTTCTTCGGCAAAGACTTCGATGAACACACGACCAATAATTTTACGTTTGGCTTCTGGATCAGTCACACCAGCCAGTTCTGACAAGAAGCGATCTTGCGCATTAGCACGGATCACTTTCATACCGTGATCGCCAGCGAACATGGTCATGACATCATCACCTTCGTTCAGGCGCAGCAGACCATTATCCACAAACACACAAGTCAA comes from the Aquirhabdus parva genome and includes:
- a CDS encoding VOC family protein; the protein is MKRVTGIGGIFFKAKDAAALRGWYKRHLGIDVQAWGGTAFTWTDDEGQPVAGSTVWSIGSLDSDSFAPSVAPFMINYRVEDLHALVKVLREEGCNVLEKIDESEYGKFAWVIDPEGNKVELWQPPVGQ
- the guaA gene encoding glutamine-hydrolyzing GMP synthase; its protein translation is MTSPADSTTPATTITKDRILILDFGSQYSQLIARRVREAGVYSEMYAYDMDEADIRAFNPNGIILSGGPESVTADNSPRAPEVVFNLGVPVLGICYGMQTMAEQLGGSVENGLVHEFGRADVKIEQADGLFKDIQDEPNTLHVWMSHGDKVNTLPPSFTVNASTPTCPIAAMSDEARHFYGVQFHPEVTHTKQGEAILKRFVIDICGAHGLWTPEHIIDLRIEQLRAQIGSEKVLLGLSGGVDSSVVAALLHRAIGDQLTCVFVDNGLLRLNEGDDVMTMFAGDHGMKVIRANAQDRFLSELAGVTDPEAKRKIIGRVFIEVFAEEARKLDGVKFLAQGTIYPDVIESAASKQGKAHVIKSHHNVGGLPADLNFDLVEPLRDLFKDEVRKLGTTLGLPHAMIYRHPFPGPGLGVRILGEVKQEYADILRRADAIFMEELRKSGWYDKTAQAFAVFQPVKSVGVVGDGRRYAWVIALRAVETIDFMTARFAHLPYDLVELISNRIMNEIAEVSRVVYDVSSKPPATIEWE
- a CDS encoding SDR family oxidoreductase produces the protein MSTPNTLKTAIVTGSSRGIGRAIALRLAQEGYAVVVNYAGRQEEADKVVAEIHEQSGQAIAVQADVSKKDDCIRLFAEAEHAFGQVDVLVNSAGVFHLATIAAASDEDYHQTFNINVLGTLNTMQQAALRLRDFGRIINFSTSAIAIARPGYGLYIASKAAVEQLTRVMASELRGRNITVNAIAPGPVATEMFLSGKSDELIQEFAKMPPLERLGEPEDIAGVVAFLAGADGGWINGQVLRANGGLA